The following DNA comes from Vespa crabro chromosome 25, iyVesCrab1.2, whole genome shotgun sequence.
TACAGCGTCCGACGTGATCAGTGATAGCTCAGGAGTTGGTACCTCACAATCGGACACTACTAATTCATTGTCGATACCTGGGACTACTGTCGTCTGTGTTGAAAGCTATAACAGTGGGATACTTGGACATTTGACGATCAATCAAGGAGATATTCTTGAAGGTAAAGATCATCAAAGGTGTTTAATTCTGATAGTTgggagattttttttttttttttgttctcttgtCATAATAAAAGCTCACGttgatccttcttcttcttcttttttcctttcttttttcattttttctttttttttttttttttgcttccctccctcttcttcttcttctgtattTTCAACAGTTACCGGTGCTACAGATTGTGGTTTACTCGAAGGAGTATTACGTGGCCAGGGTACAGGATTATTTCCAGCACATTGCGTACAGGAAGTTAGGCTACGTCATACAAATATACCATTGGGTCCGCTACCAATAAGAGACGGAAGAAATAGGGTATTAGGCCGTAGAGAGTCCCAACACAAATACTTCGCTACAGCGCCAAGATTGAAGAAACCGTGAGTATATCGATGTGTCgtattaaaaggaaagaaagaaaaggaaaatcaattggattataatatttcaatagcgattgatatttctttttttttttttagagttACTTCAGAGCCACGTACGGTAGTACTACATCGATCCAGAAAAGGTTTTGGTTTTGTTTTACGTGGTGCCAAAGCTACGTCACCGTTAATGGAATTGACACCATCAGCGAGATATCCAGCTTTACAATATCTCGATGATGTTGATCAAGGTGGTGTGGCAGATCTTGCTGGTCTCCGTAAAGGAGACTTTCTTATCCAAGTGAGTCCGTCATACTGAGCtgtgattgaaaaaaaaaaaaaaagaacataggtagagaaaaaaaaatattctatgaaATTTGTCAGATCAACGAGGAGGACGTGACAACAGCATCTCACGAGCACGTTGTCGATCTGATTAGAAAATCGGGCGAGTTGGTACGAATGACAGTTGTCTCGCCTGTGATCAGCCTTCCAAATTCACAATCGGCAGCCGCATTGCCGACTAGTCAACCAATTCAAAGACAGTATGCAACATTGCCGCGTAAAGGTAACAACAATGTGCCAATTGGTGGTACCTTAGGTAGATCACCAGCACCAATGCCACCGCGTAGAGATCCAAAAACAACGTTGAGCGTTGGCCGTGCCAGAGCTAGATCTATGGTAGCTGGATTAGGTAATACGATAATCAATAACGATTAGAATCGTATTATTAAGGCGCGAAAATATCCAAGTGTTTTTATACTGCTTTCAAGTAGAAGGCGGCGGGGAACGTGATGACAGGGATGAAATCACATCTACGGGAGCTAAATCTAGCAGCGCGGAATCCATTCATTTACCTCAGCAACCATCGACCGGTCCAAATACAGGTCAAAATACACCGGTTCAACCGAGAACAGCTAGTATCAGATCAAGGCCAACATCTAGTAGAATAACAGCCGCTGAACTCgaggtaaataaatatttctcaatCACATTTGTATCACAATATTGATCATTAAATCGTCTTTTCATTTTAGcccatttaatatttcttttctttttaaggaattatttcaacgaCAGCAAGGTAGTACAAGCGGTCAATATAGTTCATCGATGATGAGCTCGCACTTTCAAACTGGTCAATCTACAAAGTCACATCCTTCCTCGCCTGCTAAAACTGGCAGGGTCTATGCTAGCGTAgctgaaatgaaacgaaaaggaaaagtaagaaatagttgatcttcctccttttttttctttattttttcccccgATCGATCGAGATTTACTCTTCAACGCTTtaaggataaatatttttcttgcgTCCTATCAGGAACGTTAATAtctcgattatattttttctctcgcaCATACGTACGTTAACATAGCCAATTTACAAGGGATAAGTCCAACGTCATCCGTTGGAACGGAAAGGAAGCTGAtgttgctaaaaaaaaaaaaaaaaagaaaaagagagagagagaaacgaaccATACAGATTGATTAATTAACCTTCGTATTTGTTGCAGTCGAACTCGAGAGTACGTTTCTTCGGTGGTCTTGGTGGTGGTTCCGATCTCCACAGAGATTTCCACAGTACACCGGATCTTAACATACAAGCACAGTCGTCGATCTTGGTTCCAAAGGGTCATAGAAGTCAAGAGGACGTTAATGCGGTGAATGGTAGAAATGGATTGCCACCGCCTAATCAtcccccaccaccaccaccggtTGGTCAGGTCGTTAAAGTAAACGTTGGGGCTAATGTACCCGACGTCGTTACACCGGCTTCTGTTTACGACAACATGGCGCATATCCAACAAGTCAAAGGTATTGATATTAAGATCGAATAatgatttcaattaaaattgtcTCCACTGATCGttcatctctttcctttcattttatttttctctttttctttttttttttttttttctttttcttttttacacgtTTAGAATTAGCAGCAGCTACGGCGGATGGTGGTTACGGTGTAATGTCAAGTTTTCGACCGACGAACAGCGCAAAATTGTACGCCTCGCCGGAAGACATGAAAACTGTTGGTTATCGGTCAAGAAGTTTACCAGCCCATACAACAAGATCACACGTTAGAAAATCTCATAGTCTTCGTGCGCCTAACAATACGACATTCAAACCTACGTCGGTTGGCCAACAACAGAGTACCGGAAATGCTACGGGAAATAGTACTGGCAATGGGAcatctatcaatctatctaataccaataacaatcaATACGCACAACCATTGAAGACTAACAGGAGCCACAGTACGGCCGgtattagagaaagaaagaagaaagtgatCGGTACGAGTTCCTCCGTGACAAATTTATCATCGCTAAGTAATACCAATGGCAATGCCAatggtaacaataacaataacaataataataataataataataataataataataataataataacggctGCGGTGCAGGTGTTGGTcttggtggtggaggtggaggtggtgctGGTGTTGTTGGTAATGGCAGTGGCCCGGTTGTACCGTCATCGGCACCACCAATACCAGAACCAGATTACAGTCTCTCGGAGTCtgagaacgacgacgaagcAGAAGAGGATACAGACGAGGAGGCTGAATCGGATATAGCTAAGGAATTAGAAAAGGCCGCGGCACGTGATAAATTGGAATCAACCCGTGAGACCTCAGGTAATTCGAATGCATCCGGTTCGAGTTCCTCAGGTTCGAGTTCGTTGCCTCATTCATTTAGCGTCGAGGAAATACAAAAAGTAAGGACCCAATTGAAATCATCGAAAAGCCATCCCAACGATTTTCTATTGCAACAAACTCAACAGTCATTGGCAGAGGACGGTGACAACAGTTCGAGCGGGGTAAGCTCCGATCAGGATGTACCAGTAGGTCCACCAATGGgattcgacgatacaactagcGTTAGGAATCATCctaatgatattaatcaaCAACACGGCGGCGgtacattattaacaattggTAACAACGATAAGGAATCTGGTAATTCGAAGCGCACCGGTTATGGGGGTAGTGGTATGTTAACCAGGCATGCCGTCAGTCTTGCACAATTACCACCACCCATTGAGGCAGATTCCGAGGATCAAAATAATGATCTATTTGTACCACCACCGCCGGAATTTAATGCTGGACCATCAGCTGCAGCTGccgctgctgttgctgctgctgcagcAGCTGCTGCCGCCGCTGCTGCTGCCGCTGCCGCTGCTAATACTGTTAACACCTCTAACGTTGCCAACGTTGCGGACGAACTGGTCTTTGCTCCGCCCCCGCAATTCTCTGACAAcaagcaacaacaacagcaacaacagacCCAACAGAATCGTGTCAAGATCATTGGGGCTATTCCAAAAGTCACTGGGAACCAAGTTAAAGCTTCGGCCGGACGATTACATAGTCAATGAATTAATCCGCATAATGTAtaacacacagacacacacatgtacacacacacacacacacacacacacacacgtgcacGCGCGTGCGCatcagacagatagatagacaaacagacagtctctctctttgtcgttAAAATTTGCAATTATTGATATGAAGAGTCAATACTTAAATCGTAATAGAATTTTTGATAAGCTCTCTGCGCGACATTttgaatagatattttttttccttttcctttttgtttcctctctcttctttttttttttttgtttttttttctgttttttcttttttttttttttttgagaggaAAAGATCACTCATTCCAAGCCAGTCTTCTCGCGTGCTAACACTTGCGCTggtggattttttttctttttttttcttttcctgaagaaaaaaaagagagaaagagagagagagaaagagagagagagagagagagagagagagagagtactgGCCTAACGATAAGAGACAGACATAACAAATTCTACTACAAATGCTCCTCCGAggcaaataaaattttttagacgcatgaacaaaaagaaaaggagaaaaaaaagggaggaagaagaagaagaagaagaagaagaagaaaataatgaaaaaggaaatagaaatgaaaaaggaaaagacggGATAATCGAGGGAAGTCCTTGAGACTTGAGAAACtcgaagataaagaaggagagaaagatgaagttgaggggggaaggggagggggagaaaggaatagaaattaaaaccaaaaaaaaaaaattaataaataaataaataaataaattgtaaacgAGCTGAATGATTggagaatgaatgaatttttagAATGTCGTCGATTTGTTTTTTCCATGTTTCTACCGATTATTATAgtatacataaatagatagaaagaagagaaacgacagtgataaagaaaaaaaaaaaaagaagaaaaaaaaagggaaaagaaaaggaaaaaaaagaaaagagaaaaaaaatatagaagaagaagagacaaaaaagagagagaaagagagataaaaggaaggaaagaaagaaatatgtgAGAGCGTGTTggattatatgataatattattatattattattattccttattATGATACTCACCGACGTGAGCGTCCGTAAAttgcaaatcttttttttttccttttcttttttttttctttttttattttccttttcttttttttcttttttcttttttttaaggacgcataaaatttatcaaaaagtGTAGTCTCTTAGCCGAACGGTTCGctctgaaaaaaataattaataaaactgtctctgtattaattaataataattaattgatcaatTAATCACGtgcgacgataataattaattactttaatgtaccttgttttttctttctttttttttttttttttctttttttttgttatcatttaattaaacgacgtataaaagtataataataataataataataattattattattattattattattgttgttattattattattaaaaaaaaaaaaaggaaaaaaagtcatTAGTAATTATTTGAGTTATtgtgttaatttttttaattattattattattattaataataatattattaattattaattattaattattaattattgattattaattattataaaaaaaaattgaatgagattgtACGATCCGTTCGCCTAATTACAATGAcgttttaatgttaatatacataaaaatttatacatatatatacatacacacgtacaatATCACACGCGCATATGTATGAAGCAACACTAATCTCGCGTGCTTCTGTAATATAGTAAGCCGATATTTttagttcctttttttcttttctttaactgttttttttttttttttttttttatttcttttttctttttctctctttcatcctcaTAAATCCCACGAGTCTGTTCTCGGccaaatgaaatttcaatcgTCGTATacaatggaaagaaaagagaaacaacaaaattaaataaattaataaataaataaatatatatatatatatatatatatgtgtgtgtgtatgtgtgtgtatgtgtatatatatatatatatatatatatatatatatatatatttataaacaaagagaaatgaaacgaagaaaggGAGATTAATCGAATGGGGGATGAAAAAATTGTAGGTTTtaggttttctttttctttttttttttttgtttttactcttcgacaattttttttttctttcttttttttttttttttgtttcttgttttctcttaATAATTGATGTAACATTTCACTgtgacaaatttatattatgacATCAACGTTTCCCTCTATGCGACAGTCATTGTTATGATTTAACTTTTGAGATGATTTATCGTTACTTAAAGAATTACCTGCAGTTTATTAGTTTATTCAAAAAATCTTCTTGATTTCTTCATTTCATCGTCTTAATGAAAAAACATTCAATCGTTCCAAATTCTCAACGAtgaaattcttcttcttgatagaataatttaatcattttccttagcgttaaaattttcataatgaatttttcgttctttatacgtgttctttttttttcttttctttctttctttctttttgattttttttttttttttttttttttttttctttttttatctatatcaaCAGACTTTGTGGAGTCGTTAACAAGGTACACACACTTCGAAAAAtcttattcaaaattatttctgaTTTTACATCtgacagtttttttttttttttttttttcaaatttatgagAAAATCTTAACTTTGCATAAACCTTGATTAACTATTgccaatataaattttaaaaaagattttaagtTGCCTTAGAACCAATTAAAGTTTCCTCTgagaaactttttttaaaaatatcttcattgtaaagaatagaaaaagtttttgaataatttttatttttctcttcgttgatTACTTTAGCAAATGTTTCAGTTTTTCCTtgggaaaattttatttaaagaaaactctatatatataaagaaagagagagagagaaagagagagagagagagagagagagagagagagagagatacaagaaaagaaagaaaagtaaaaaagaaagagatcatCTGAATTTGTTTGAAAAGGAAATCTATTGTCGAATTGAAAACTTCatcattttgtatatataaaagaagaaagaattaaataataataataataataataatattactaataataataataataataataataataataataataataataataataatagtaataataataataataattatagaatagTAAACAgaaacgatcgattttattggcgatcgattatatatatatatatatatatatataaaagattatatatatatatgtatatatatatatatatacatatatatgtatatatataactactcTGTCTCTAttgaatatatacgtatatatacatacatatatattattattatttttgttattatcattattatcattattattattattattattattgttattattattattattatcatcgtgagtatataataattataataataattattattaataccattaacaCGACTCTTATGTTTGCtctcattaaaaaagaaatatatatatatatatatataaatacacaggGTTGTCAAAAAAAACAGCTGATTTATGTCAAAAATccgaacaataaaaaaaacctaACAAATAACAAACATAATATCCTTTGTCGATCGTTTCTACGGCTTTCTgcacattaataaataaaataatgatcataataaaaatacataaacacacacacacacacacatgtatatatatatagaaaaaagagagagagagagagagaaatgaaaaagagaaaaaagaaaataaatgaaattacttAAGCACGATAAATATCCATATAAACGAAcggataaaaggaagaaaagaagaaaagggaaaagagaatgaggaaggaaaagaaagaaaaaaaaaaaaggagaaaaagaaaagcaaaaattaaatgataaataaacaatgaGATAAGGGTGGTGTAATCGATAGGaggggaaataaaaataatgaaaaatgaaaaaaaaagaaaataagaaaagaaaaaaaaagcaaagggTCGCGCTGCGTGCTGGTTGCGAcgcgtattattatattaaaatttaaatctttgtgtgcgtgtgcttgtatgagagaaagagagagagagagagagagagagagaaaagagaaagagaaagagagagagagagagagagagagagagagaaagatgatccTTTATAAGAGATATTAAGTATATTGAATGTTCCTTAGGTACCACTTTGTCGCTTGTTTTTTCAAGGTCAATGGAATGAACGAAAGGGTTGCTAAAAGATGGCCGATGTTAGGAGGAGTATATtcgagagtaaaagagagatagagatatagatatagatatagagaaaaagaacgctcgcggaaaacaaaaacacacatacacacacacacacatacacatacacatacatatacacatatacatgcacataAAATAAATGCATTCAATGATTCTTACCTATACACTCGTTAGATGTCTCTAACGTGCTATGCTTACCACCCACATAACAGATATGATGTTTGATGAAgggaaaataacaataaaaaataataaagacgaaaagatataataatatatgaaaggaaaggataaacggagaaaatagaaaaggagaaaagaaagatatgaaaattttttttagctATCGCGACTATGATAGATTATGACATTCCTgccaaaagtaataattattatatgataatagtattattatattaaacgtttatcgaaatttctaacgagagagagagagagagagagagttgaagAATGATTAGAATGTGTGATTAGAATGGTTATTGTAATGACAatgaatgatgatgatgttgatgatgatgttaatgatgatgatgattatgttGCAGCTTAcgatgcacacatacacacggtatacatatatatatatatatatatatatatatatatatatgtacacaaatacatatacacgtacatagaaagaaataagcaGAGGGGAAAGAGGatgatgaaagaatgaaagattatgataaggaggaagaggaggagggggaagtaaaatagattaaaattaattgtaataaacgTGATGTGCTCtcccatatcgttattaatttctaatcattGTTCTAATTTTTTAGTTTGAaaccaaaagagagagagagagagagagagagagagagagagagagagagaaagaaaaaaaggaaaatagaaaggaagaaggaaagaatgaataaatgattGAGATGATTGCGATGATTGCGATTAAATTATTCAGttttaagattttattattaaaaatgaaaaaaaaagacaagcttcagaataatcgattaattaaatagtatatatatatatatatatatatatatatatatatatatatatatatataaatatgtatgtatatatatatatataatataaccatCGTCTCTATGAATCGCGCAAAATGGCGAATGGTGGGGGGTAGGTAAGTCATCGaagcaaaaaaacaaaaaacaaaaaacaaaaaaccgAAGCGAAGCGaaacaattaaaagaaaaaaagaaagaggaaaaaacaagaaaaggaagaaatgaataaataaataaataaatgaataaataaatgaatgaataaataaataaataaataaataaataaataaataaatgaataaataaataaataaatgaacactCGATGaacgaatttatattattagcgCGCGAATGAActgaatgaataataataattaattaatgagtaaataaataaataaataaataaataaataaatgaataaataaataattaattaaatgaataaataaacacaagaaaaaaaatgaaatgaaatgaaatgaaatgaaatgagagagtgtgagagagagagagagagagagagagagagagaccgtaCACATTTCGTCCTtgtataaaattgaataataagtattgtCATTAActgaatgattattattaattaataaataatattaattaattaattaattatgattattattattattattattattattattattattattattattattattatcattattatgtatgtggatacatttttacataaatttgCCAATGAAAGGCTTCGttaattctaaatatataaaagaaggtAATCTTTAAATATGACGatctcatacatatatatatatatatatatatatatatatatgtgcttgtgtgtgtgtaaatgttGAGAGTGGTTAaatgcaataacaaaaaaacaaaaaaaaaaggaagaaaaagtgaaagaaaacaaataaatttcattgcaATCCGACCgccataattcttttttattatagattaacGATTACGTTGACAAATGGACTGAAGGatttgttcaaaaaaaaaaaaaaaaaaaaaagaaaagaaagtaaacgaacaaataaatagaaaaataaataaataaataaataaataatacaaaacgaaacgaaagaaaataataaacaaagagGAAATGATTCTATTCGTCCAAtgaaatacacatatatatatatatatatatatatatatatatatatatatatatatatatatatgtatgtatatacactaACGCCATCTTCAGACGATAAtcctaattatttttattattattattattattattattattattattattattattattattattattattattattagtattagtattgatattaatattattattattattattgctatgaTTACGAATAgtacgaatatataatattattattacgattagttAATGAAGAAatcaattgattaattatttaattaattaattaatataggattttatatatatatatatatatatatatatatatatatacatatacataaaaaaaagggaaaaattagTGTTActtctttttgtattatagttaattGTAATTGTGCGTGcaattatcttctttcttttctttttttcttttctctcgttctttttatcctcattttgaaaatgacgaataataataataataataataataataataataataataataataataataataatcaatcatGTACCATCAATCGATCGTATATTTCATTGCAATTTTCCCGCcacacttttcttctttccttttttcttttatattcgaaaaCTTTTGCAAGGGAAATTTTATACTCGAAAACTTTTACAAGGAAAAATTTCAGGTAAGTGGGAATTATCGaaggtaagagaaagaagggggtttagaaataaaattcttacgaTACGCAAtcgtgaaattattattactctcttacaatatttatttatttatttatttattcattcatttatttatttatttattcattcatttatttattcatttatttattgattcatttatttatttatttatttatttattcattcattttttttttatccttaatgttccttctctctctcacacacacacacacacatacataacatacacgtacatacggaatatacatacacacatacatacattctctctctctctctctctctctctatctatctctatctctctctatctctttttttctttcttgtgttACAAAC
Coding sequences within:
- the LOC124432504 gene encoding SH3 and multiple ankyrin repeat domains protein 2-like isoform X5, with translation MEAGPNQQSHQQQQQQQQQQQQQQQQQQHQQQQQQQQQTQQGSQQQSAANVCPGQSQLASSQVSVASGQSQGHTQQQDNTSGIAETGPVEEGVLLARVHVPELYVSKCLQFPKDQLVWDVKQQCLASLPKEVATWYRELKESFNYGLFCPPVNGKAGKFLDEERRLGDYPFNGPVGYLELKYKRRVYKMLHLDEKQLKAMHTRTNLRRLLDYVANSQVEKIAKMCSKGLDPNFHCQETGETPLTLATSLKKPSKVIIALVNGGALLDYRTKEGLTAMHRAVERNSLEAVKTLLELGASPNYKDTKGLTPLYYSVINKTDPMLCETLLHDHATIGAQDLQGWQEVHQACRNNLVQHLDHLLFYGADMNARNASGNTPLHVCAVNNNDSSCIRQLLFRGAQKDSLNYANQTPYQVAVIAGNMELAEVIKNYQLEEVVPFKGPPRYNPKRRSMAFGGTSMMSTSCSASNLGTLTRIPSTEQHTAGGSNTGSLTRTISVEQYSSTGNNLTRVPSADQYVTTTTTTTTTTPSLNRVSSADQQYVKSGGITSVEQYTTGTLIRVPSSSSSSSSSSSSSSSSSSSSSSSSSSTSSSSSTTAEQQQQQQQQQQQQQNQQNDFTTLPRINHLPSTESSSSTTITATTATTTTTTTTPILVVAPLNTTTVVNRVPSIEATKNDIQRIPSEQQQQQQQQQLQQQQQQQQQQMSQSSQILQQHHRNHHHHHHHHHHHHVATIRTTEQQNRHNSEYQSPNSLRDPNARLPMENYQNIRMEGLTRLQEHRLELQHRLDIHRTMEMPPSPSPSSRSLAPFSSASSSLSEGSNQPSGEDSASIVTDKSLGDTASDVISDSSGVGTSQSDTTNSLSIPGTTVVCVESYNSGILGHLTINQGDILEVTGATDCGLLEGVLRGQGTGLFPAHCVQEVRLRHTNIPLGPLPIRDGRNRVLGRRESQHKYFATAPRLKKPVTSEPRTVVLHRSRKGFGFVLRGAKATSPLMELTPSARYPALQYLDDVDQGGVADLAGLRKGDFLIQINEEDVTTASHEHVVDLIRKSGELVRMTVVSPVISLPNSQSAAALPTSQPIQRQYATLPRKGNNNVPIGGTLGRSPAPMPPRRDPKTTLSVGRARARSMVAGLVEGGGERDDRDEITSTGAKSSSAESIHLPQQPSTGPNTGQNTPVQPRTASIRSRPTSSRITAAELEELFQRQQGSTSGQYSSSMMSSHFQTGQSTKSHPSSPAKTGRVYASVAEMKRKGKSNSRVRFFGGLGGGSDLHRDFHSTPDLNIQAQSSILVPKGHRSQEDVNAVNGRNGLPPPNHPPPPPPVGQVVKVNVGANVPDVVTPASVYDNMAHIQQVKELAAATADGGYGVMSSFRPTNSAKLYASPEDMKTVGYRSRSLPAHTTRSHVRKSHSLRAPNNTTFKPTSVGQQQSTGNATGNSTGNGTSINLSNTNNNQYAQPLKTNRSHSTAGIRERKKKVIGTSSSVTNLSSLSNTNGNANGVGLGGGGGGGAGVVGNGSGPVVPSSAPPIPEPDYSLSESENDDEAEEDTDEEAESDIAKELEKAAARDKLESTRETSGNSNASGSSSSGSSSLPHSFSVEEIQKVRTQLKSSKSHPNDFLLQQTQQSLAEDGDNSSSGVSSDQDVPVGPPMGFDDTTSVRNHPNDINQQHGGGTLLTIGNNDKESGNSKRTGYGGSGMLTRHAVSLAQLPPPIEADSEDQNNDLFVPPPPEFNAGPSAAAAAAVAAAAAAAAAAAAAAAAANTVNTSNVANVADELVFAPPPQFSDNKQQQQQQQTQQNRVKIIGAIPKVTGNQVKASAGRLHSQ
- the LOC124432504 gene encoding uncharacterized protein LOC124432504 isoform X1, whose protein sequence is MEAGPNQQSHQQQQQQQQQQQQQQQQQQHQQQQQQQQQTQQGSQQQSAANVCPGQSQLASSQVSVASGQSQGHTQQQDNTSGIAETGPVEEGVLLARVHVPELYVSKCLQFPKDQLVWDVKQQCLASLPKEVATWYRELKESFNYGLFCPPVNGKAGKFLDEERRLGDYPFNGPVGYLELKYKRRVYKMLHLDEKQLKAMHTRTNLRRLLDYVANSQVEKIAKMCSKGLDPNFHCQETGETPLTLATSLKKPSKVIIALVNGGALLDYRTKEGLTAMHRAVERNSLEAVKTLLELGASPNYKDTKGLTPLYYSVINKTDPMLCETLLHDHATIGAQDLQGWQEVHQACRNNLVQHLDHLLFYGADMNARNASGNTPLHVCAVNNNDSSCIRQLLFRGAQKDSLNYANQTPYQVAVIAGNMELAEVIKNYQLEEVVPFKGPPRYNPKRRSMAFGGTSMMSTSCSASNLGTLTRIPSTEQHTAGGSNTGSLTRTISVEQYSSTGNNLTRVPSADQYVTTTTTTTTTTPSLNRVSSADQQYVKSGGITSVEQYTTGTLIRVPSSSSSSSSSSSSSSSSSSSSSSSSSSTSSSSSTTAEQQQQQQQQQQQQQNQQNDFTTLPRINHLPSTESSSSTTITATTATTTTTTTTPILVVAPLNTTTVVNRVPSIEATKNDIQRIPSEQQQQQQQQQLQQQQQQQQQQMSQSSQILQQHHRNHHHHHHHHHHHHVATIRTTEQQNRHNSEYQSPNSLRDPNARLPMENYQNIRMEGLTRLQEHRLELQHRLDIHRTMEMPPSPSPSSRSLAPFSSASSSLSEGSNQPSGEDSASIVTDKSLGDTASDVISDSSGVGTSQSDTTNSLSIPGTTVVCVESYNSGILGHLTINQGDILEVTGATDCGLLEGVLRGQGTGLFPAHCVQEVRLRHTNIPLGPLPIRDGRNRVLGRRESQHKYFATAPRLKKPVTSEPRTVVLHRSRKGFGFVLRGAKATSPLMELTPSARYPALQYLDDVDQGGVADLAGLRKGDFLIQINEEDVTTASHEHVVDLIRKSGELVRMTVVSPVISLPNSQSAAALPTSQPIQRQYATLPRKGNNNVPIGGTLGRSPAPMPPRRDPKTTLSVGRARARSMVAGLVEGGGERDDRDEITSTGAKSSSAESIHLPQQPSTGPNTGQNTPVQPRTASIRSRPTSSRITAAELEELFQRQQGSTSGQYSSSMMSSHFQTGQSTKSHPSSPAKTGRVYASVAEMKRKGKSNSRVRFFGGLGGGSDLHRDFHSTPDLNIQAQSSILVPKGHRSQEDVNAVNGRNGLPPPNHPPPPPPVGQVVKVNVGANVPDVVTPASVYDNMAHIQQVKELAAATADGGYGVMSSFRPTNSAKLYASPEDMKTVGYRSRSLPAHTTRSHVRKSHSLRAPNNTTFKPTSVGQQQSTGNATGNSTGNGTSINLSNTNNNQYAQPLKTNRSHSTAGIRERKKKVIGTSSSVTNLSSLSNTNGNANGNNNNNNNNNNNNNNNNNNNNGCGAGVGLGGGGGGGAGVVGNGSGPVVPSSAPPIPEPDYSLSESENDDEAEEDTDEEAESDIAKELEKAAARDKLESTRETSGNSNASGSSSSGSSSLPHSFSVEEIQKVRTQLKSSKSHPNDFLLQQTQQSLAEDGDNSSSGVSSDQDVPVGPPMGFDDTTSVRNHPNDINQQHGGGTLLTIGNNDKESGNSKRTGYGGSGMLTRHAVSLAQLPPPIEADSEDQNNDLFVPPPPEFNAGPSAAAAAAVAAAAAAAAAAAAAAAAANTVNTSNVANVADELVFAPPPQFSDNKQQQQQQQTQQNRVKIIGAIPKVTGNQVKASAGRLHSQ